In bacterium, the genomic window AATATGCAAATGCGGTAAAATTTTATCTACTAACCAGAGAAACGCACCGCCGAGCAGGAATCCGACGATCGCCGGCATCCAGCCGGGAACCCGCATCTGTTCCGCCATTTCGATAGCTGGCGCTAATAGCGACCAGAAACTCGCAGCAATCATAACACCAGCAGCGAACCCGAGCATACTATCTAGTATTTTCCGATTCAATGTTTTGAATAAGAATACGGAACTAGCACCGAACGCGGTGACTGACCAAGTGAATAGCGTTCCGAGTAACGTTTGCAGAACCGGATGTAAACTTTTAAACCAATCAAGAACCATAAATAAATGTGGATTGCGAAAGCTTGCTTTCGCTTTGCATTTACCCAAGCTAGCTTAGCTAAAATCACTTGGGAATTCTTCAACAACATAGCCTGGCGAAATCTATCTAGCCGCGGCTATATAAGTTTATTTCACTATCTGCTTACTTCGTTAATCAATTTATTTTTTCCGAAATTGCGGAGTTAATATATCTTGAATCTGTTCAAACGGAAGTTCTACTTCCGGAATTCCTACAATTCGGGGTCCGACCTGATACTGCTGGAAAATGAAGATGATACTTTTATCGGTTAGCATAAACGTTTGATAATTTTTCGATATCGGCGCCGTGCCGGTATTAATCCAGTCCGATTGCGATGGTTGTAGTTTTTGCGCTAGTATCGGGCGGACAAATGCTGATATTCGAACTAAATAGTCAGTTTTGGAATTAAATATATCTGATAATGCTAATTCCTTGCCGGTTTTAAAATCATAGGTTTTCGTTACTACGAGCGTAGTTCCATGCGCGCCGCCAGTAAAGGTATAGATATCGAATCGAATACTTTTAATTCGTTCTGAGTAGTGCGTGATACGATAGGTTATCCAGAGTTCGTTCTTCCACGCGGGTGAAATCCGTTTCGGACTGATTTGATGTTTAAAATCAGCGATAGTATTTCGGATTAGTTTCTCTATTTTTCGGTTTATGATGTTATTCGTTACGCACGGATAGGTAATATTAATGAGATATGTATCAGTTTTTTGGTGAATATTCTTATCCGATCGTATACATTCCGGATATGACGGTATAGCTATACTACTCCTGCTCAAGCTAGATATAAGAATGAGGATTAACGAGGTTATTTTTATTTTTACCATAATCTTTACTGACGAAATTTTATATGAGTAACCGCTGCATCAATCGATGTAATTCCGGATTAACGACCGCTAAAACTTGGCATATCGAATGAGATTTTTAGAAATATTATAACAAAATTAGGTGAAAGGAAAATAAACTTGGAGAACGAGATTATGTTGACTGCGTAAGCTTGCTAGCGCTTTGCTTTTCCAAAGGTTACTTTGAAGTAGTATACATACGAAATCCGGGGAAGCAATCTTGTCTTTAAAAA contains:
- a CDS encoding DUF3298 and DUF4163 domain-containing protein; translation: MVKIKITSLILILISSLSRSSIAIPSYPECIRSDKNIHQKTDTYLINITYPCVTNNIINRKIEKLIRNTIADFKHQISPKRISPAWKNELWITYRITHYSERIKSIRFDIYTFTGGAHGTTLVVTKTYDFKTGKELALSDIFNSKTDYLVRISAFVRPILAQKLQPSQSDWINTGTAPISKNYQTFMLTDKSIIFIFQQYQVGPRIVGIPEVELPFEQIQDILTPQFRKK